A region from the Alkalihalophilus pseudofirmus genome encodes:
- a CDS encoding DUF5412 family protein: protein MTRILMIIFLGFFLIVGAALLLINDRVNVGLEDLQGKGEVIESITSPDENYTANVYLINEGGATTRFQIRVAIYSNNNDTAYEKTFDDNTIYWEYGTGEKTTVFWVDKETIKINDVTLNIFNDTYNWKKDRIE, encoded by the coding sequence TTGACAAGAATTCTAATGATTATATTTTTAGGCTTCTTTCTTATTGTTGGTGCTGCATTACTATTGATAAATGACAGAGTAAATGTAGGTTTAGAAGATTTGCAAGGCAAGGGTGAAGTAATTGAATCAATTACTTCACCTGATGAGAATTATACTGCTAATGTTTATCTTATTAATGAAGGAGGGGCAACAACTAGGTTTCAAATTAGAGTAGCAATTTATTCAAATAACAATGATACTGCATATGAAAAGACTTTTGATGACAACACAATTTATTGGGAATACGGTACAGGTGAAAAAACTACAGTTTTTTGGGTCGATAAAGAGACTATAAAAATAAATGATGTCACCTTAAATATTTTTAATGACACATATAATTGGAAAAAAGACAGAATAGAATAG